From a region of the Triticum aestivum cultivar Chinese Spring chromosome 7D, IWGSC CS RefSeq v2.1, whole genome shotgun sequence genome:
- the LOC123164819 gene encoding CDPK-related kinase 3, translating to MGQCYGKGASARGGAGDDDFGVVAETHSPPPANGAPQTPPPRQPTPAAAAGTPRRRKSGSTTPVHQTPGVAWPSPYPAGGTSPLPAGVSPSPARSTPRRFFKRPFPPPSPAKHIKATLAKRLGGGKPKEGPIPEEGAVAAGAGAGAVADGAEAERPLDKTFGFGKNFGAKYELGKEVGRGHFGHTCSAVVKKGEYKGQTVAVKIISKAKMTTAISIEDVRREVKILKALSGHNNLVKFYDACEDALNVYIVMELCEGGELLDRILARGGRYTEEDAKAIVVQILSVVAFCHLQGVVHRDLKPENFLFTTRDENAPMKLIDFGLSDFIRPDERLNDIVGSAYYVAPEVLHRSYSMEADIWSIGVITYILLCGSRPFWARTESGIFRSVLRADPNLDDSPWPSVSAEAKDFVKRFLNKDYRKRMTAVQALTHPWLRDDQRQIPLDILVYRLIKQYLRATPLKRLALKALSKALKDDELLYLRLQFDLLEPRDGVVSLDNFRTALTRYLTDAMKESRILEFLHALEPLAYRSMDFEEFCAAAISPYQLEALDRWEEIAGTAFQHFEQEGNRVISVEELAQELNLAPTHYSIVQDWIRKTDGKLNFLGFTKFLHGVTIRGANTRRH from the exons ATGGGGCAGTGCTACGGCAAGGGCGCGTCCGCGCGCGGCGGGGCCGGGGACGACGACTTCGGGGTCGTGGCGGAGACGCACTCGCCGCCCCCGGCCAACGGCGCcccgcagacgccgccgccgcggcagcccacgccggccgccgcggcCGGGACCCCGCGGCGCCGCAAGTCCGGATCGACTACGCCCGTGCACCAGACGCCCGGGGTCGCCTGGCCCAGCCCCTACCCCGCGGGGGGCACCAGCCCGCTGCCGGCCGGGGTGTCGCCCTCGCCGGCCAGGTCCACGCCCAGGCGGTTCTTCAAGCGCCCcttcccgccgccctcgccggccaaGCACATCAAGGCCACGCTCGCTAAGAGGCTGGGCGGAGGGAAGCCCAAGGAGGGGCCGATACCGGAGGAAGGCGCGGTTGCGGCCGGAGCCGGCGCTGGAGCCGTCGCGGATGGGGCGGAAGCGGAAAGGCCATTGGACAAGACGTTCGGATTCGGGAAAAACTTCGGGGCCAAATACGAGCTCGGGAAGGAGGTGGGGAGGGGCCATTTCGGGCACACCTGCTCGGCCGTCGTGAAGAAGGGCGAGTACAAGGGCCAGACCGTCGCCGTCAAGATCATCTCCAAAGCTAAG ATGACAACAGCCATTTCCATCGAAGATGTTCGTAGGGAAGTGAAGATTTTGAAAGCTCTATCAGGTCACAACAATCTTGTCAAATTCTATGATGCATGTGAGGATGCCCTCAATGTCTACATTGTCATGGA ATTATGTGAGGGTGGAGAATTGCTAGACAGAATATTAGCCAG AGGTGGGAGATACACAGAAGAAGATGCTAAAGCGATCGTTGTACAGATTTTGAGTGTAGTGGCCTTTTGTCATCTTCAGGGAGTAGTGCATCGTGATTTGAAGCCAGAG AACTTCCTTTTCACAACAAGAGATGAAAATGCGCCCATGAAGTTGATTGATTTTGGTCTCTCTGATTTCATCAGACCAG ATGAAAGGCTCAATGATATTGTTGGAAGTGCATATTATGTTGCCCCAGAGGTTCTACACAGATCATACAGTATGGAAGCAGACATTTGGAGTATAGGTGTCATAACATACATTCTGCTCTGTGGTAGTCGGCCATTTTGGGCACGGACAGAATCTGGAATCTTCCGATCTGTATTGAGAGCTGATCCCAACCTTGATGATTCACCATGGCCTTCAGTGTCAGCTGAAGCTAAggattttgtgaaaagatttcttAACAAGGATTACCGCAAAAGAATGACAGCTGTCCAGGCATTGA CTCACCCTTGGTTGCGGGATGACCAAAGACAGATTCCGCTGGATATTCTTGTCTACAGATTAATTAAGCAATACCTTCGTGCCACTCCTCTTAAACGTTTGGCGCTAAAG GCATTATCCAAGGCTTTAAAGGATGATGAACTCTTGTATCTTAGGCTACAGTTCGATCTGCTTGAACCTAGAGATGGAGTTGTGTCACTTGACAACTTTCGGACG GCTTTAACGCGGTATCTAACTGATGCAATGAAGGAATCAAGAATTCTTGAGTTTTTGCATGCG TTGGAACCACTTGCATACAGGAGTATGGATTTCGAAGAATTCTGTGCCGCAGCTATAAGCCCTTACCAGCTCGAGGCCCTGGACAGATGGGAGGAGATTGCTGGAACAGCTTTTCAGCACTTTGAACAGGAGGGCAACCGAGTCATATCAGTCGAGGAGTTGGCACAG GAACTAAATCTTGCTCCGACTCATTATTCCATCGTGCAAGATTGGATCAGAAAAACAGACGGCAAGCTAAACTTTCTTGGGTTTACCAAATTTTTACATGGTGTTACAATACGGGGGGCAAACACAAGACGGCATTAA